The genomic stretch GCCAAGGGGGTGCGCGCCACCGTCAGCTATCCGTCCTTCTCGGATCTGGAGACCCTGCGCGCGGCCATGGCGACGGCGGGCCTGTCGATGTCGGACGCCTCGACCGTCGAGGACGGCGGCCGGGTGGTCAGTGAAGTCGTGATCGGAGGCGCCGCATGAACGGCCTGATGTCTCAAGCCGCCGCCTGGTGGGACGGCCGCACCCTGCGCGAGCAGCGGATGCTGGCGGTCATGGGGCTGGCGGTCGCCGCCGTTCTGGTCTGGCTGCTGATCGTGCGGCCGGTCTGGGCTTGGCGCGCGGACGCCGCCGATGCGCGCGTCGTCGCCGAGGCGGACCTGGCCCTGGTCCAGGCGGCCAGCGGTCGGTTGTCGCCCGCCGCTGCGCCAGGCGACTTCGATGTGGCGGCCGTGGTCGCTGAGGTCGGGTCGATGACGGGTCTGACGCCGGTCATGGGCATGTCGGCGGACGGCGGCCTGGGCTTCAGCCTGACCAATGTCTCCTCGACGGCCGCCTTCGGCTGGCTGGCGGCCCTGCACGACCGCAAGGTTCAGGCGACCGCCCTCAATGTCGTCGAAAACGCCGATGCGACCCTGAGCCTGGAAGGGACGCTGGCGCCCGCCCCCTGACCGCTTAGCCGCGGGTCAGGGTGCACAGTTTCAGCAGCCGGTCGCCCGCCGTGATGAACAGGGTGCGGCCGTCCTCGCCGAAGGTGCAGTTGGCCGCCGCGCCACCGGTGCGGATCAGTCCCAGCGCCCGGCCGTCGGTCGTCAGGACATGAACTCCGCCCGGCCCGGTCACGAACAGATGGCCGTCACGGTCCACGGCCATGCCGTCGGGCAGGCCGGGATTGGCCGGGCCGACCAGATCGGTGAAGTCCTTCAGCACCCGTCCGCTGGCGGCGATGTCTGATGCGGTCAGGTCATAGGCCATAAGCACGGCGCGCGCCGGGTCCGACACAGCGACATAGAGGGTGCGCTGATCGGGCGACAGGGCGACGCCGTTGGGGAAGGTCAGGTCGCGGACCAGCAGGGTGACGCCGCCGTCGGGGGCCAGCCGATAGACGCCGTTCTGCGCCTGCTCCTTCAGCGGCGACTGATCCATGTCCTTCAGCCCATAGGGCGGGTCGGTGAAGACAATCGCGCCGTCTGACGCCTGAACCAGGTCATTGGGCGAGTTGAACCGCTTGCCCTCGTAGCGGGTCGCCAGCAGGGTCTTGGCCCGCGTGGCCAGATCGACCCGCGCCACGGCGCGGTTGCCGTGGTCCGCCATCAGGATCGAACCCGCCGGACCGAGGATCAGGCCGTTCGACCCCGGCTCGCGGAAGCCCGAGGCGTCCGGGCCGTCATAGCCGGACGGGTCCATGAAGACCGACGCGCCGTCCTGTTCTGACCAGCGATGGATGCGGTTGTTCGGCACGTCGCTGAACAGCAGATAGGCGCCCTCTGCGATCCAGACGGGCCCTTCGGACCAGGTGAAGCCGGACGCCAACGTGTCGATCTGCGCGTCCAGGGCGATCAGCCCGTCCAGCGCCGGATCCAGGCGCACGACGCCGATGGCGGGCGGCGACGCCTTCGCCTGCGCCAGGGTCGAAAGGCCGGCCGCGCCGGCGACACCGCCGGCGAGAACAAGGCGACGCGAAAGGGGCAAGGCGGATCTCCGAAAGAGGCGAGAGGTCTGGGTCAGAGCGAGACGGCGCGGTTTTCACGCGCGGACAGATATATGGCCTCGATGATCCGCATGTCCCGCAGGCCTTCTTCGCCGGGAACAATGGGCTCGGCGCCGGTCATGACGCACTGCGACAGATGGTCCAGCTGGGCCGAGAACTGGTTCTGCGGCGCTTCCGGAACGGGGTGGTCCTCGGTGCGCCAGTCCTTGAGCCGGCGCAGTCGATTGCCCGAATAGGCCGTCGCCGGCTCGGCGTCGACCCAGCCCTTGTCGCCGACCACGCGGAAGCGGTTGTGGTTCGACCCATAGGAGGAGACGCAGTTGGCCAGGGCGCCCGATGGAAACCGCAGCTGGAAATTGATCATGTCCTCGACCTCGCGGAACTTCGGGTCCGACCGGTCCGTGGATTCTGTCGCCATCACCTCGACCGGCTCTTCGCCCGTCAGATAGCGCGCGGCCTGGAGGCTGTAGATGCCGATGTCCATCATGGAGCCGCCGCCGGCCAGGGCGCGGTTCAACCGCCATTGGGTTGGATCGCCGATGGTGAACCCATGCTCGGCCGTGACCACGCGAGGGCGGCCGATCTCACCCGAGCGGGCGATCCGCATGGCCTCGCGATTGGCCGCTTCGAAATGGCAGCGATAGCCGATCATCAGCTTGCGGCCGGCCGCCCGGCAGGCGGCGATCATCTCTTCGGCCTCGGCCGCCGTATTGGCCATCGGCTTTTCGCACATGACGTGCTTGCCGGCGGCGGCGGCGCGCAGGGTGTATTCGTGGTGCATCCCGTTGGGCAGGATCACATAGACGATGTCCACGTCAGGATTGTCGCGGATCGTGTCGAAGGTCTCGTAGGTATAGAGGCCACGCTCGGGCACGCCGTATTTCGCGGCGTAGCGCCGCGCCTTTTCCGGCGAACCGCTGACCAGGGCCGTGACGCGCGAATGGCGGCATTCGGCGAAGCGCGGCAGGATGACGTCGGCATAGCCGCCCAGACCGACGATGGCGTAGCCCAACCGCCGGTCCGTCGCCTGTGCGGCCAGGGCCGAGGCGGGGGCCAGGCCGGCTGCGGCGGCGCCGAGTTTCATCAGGGATCGGCGCGTTGCATTCATGATCTTCGGGCTCATTCCACCGGCTGTCGCCGCATCAGGGACGCGGCGACATACTGGACGGCCTCTCCCACGGGGAGCAAGTCACGATCTCGGCGGCCCGACGCAGGGCGTGGGCCGCCGAGAGGCCTATAGGGCCAGCCGCAGCGAGGCGCGGATGCTGCGCGGCGCGCCGGGGAAGATCCATAGTGCGCTGTACGAGCTGGCGGCGTAGCGTTCGTCGAACAGGTTGTCGACCTCGACCCGCGCCGTAACCTGGGGCGTGATCCCGTACTCGACCGCCGCCTTGGCCTTCCAATAGGCGGGCAGGCGCACCCCGTCGGTGGTCAGGGTCGCGGCCCGATCGCCCATATAGGCGGCGCCGGCCGTCATCGACCAATCCGTGCCGTGACCCGTGGCGAAACGCCCCACCACGAACAGCGAGCCCGAATGTTCCGGCACGTTCAGCACATTGTCGGTGGCGAAGGCGGCGTCGTCGGCCTTGGCGTCGGTCCAGGCATAGTTGGCGACCACCTGCCAGGCCTCGCCGACCCGCACCGATCCGTCCAGCTCGATCCCCCGCGAGGTCAGCTTGCCGACCGGGGCCAGATAGTTGGAATCGACCGGGTCGCTGGTCAGGATATTCGCCTTTTCGATGTCGAAGACGGTGGCGGCGACGTCGATGCCGTCCCATGCGCCCGACAGGCCGATCTCGTATCCCTTGCCCTCTTCCGGGGCGAAGCCGGCGCCGGTCCGGCCCGTGCCTGAGTTCAGGACGAAGGATTCGCCATAGCTGGCGTGGGCCGTCAGGGCGTCGGTCAGGCGATAGCGGGCGGCGAAGCGATAATCGATCGGGCTGTCCTTATTCTCCCCCACGGCGCCGGTCAGGTTGTTGCGGATGGTCTGGCTGTAGTCGTCGTAGCGCAGGCCGGCGACCAGGCTGAGACGGTCGTTCACCTCCCACATGTCCTGAGCGTAGAGGGTGACGACGCTGCGGGTCTCCAGATTATCGGTGAAGGGCAGGGGCGTCGGCCCGGTCGCGCCATAGACGGGGGTGAAGATATTGATGGCGTAGGGGTTGGCGGCGTTGGGGCTGGCTCGCAGCAGGCGCTCACCATAGGTCAGCTCATAGGCCTTGACCCCGAAGCCGAGATTATGGACGCCCAGGCCGGCGGCCACCACGCCGTTCAACTCCAGCCGCGCCGACAGGTCTTCGACGGTGTAATCGCGCAGCCTGTGCTGGCGCCACAAGGTGTCGCCGACCAGCCTGTTGTGATCGCTGGACAGGCCGCGCAATGAACCACCCCGCCAGGCCACGCCGCCGTTCAGGCTCCAGTCCGCGTTGATCTGATATTCGCCGGTGATCTGGTGGCGTTCGTTGCGGAACCGGGTCGGGCCGTCGCTGGGCTCGCCATAGTAGTTCGATTCCGGCAGGGCCAGGGCGTCGCCGTTGACCGCCGGCATGCCCCGATCAAACAGGGTCGAGAAGACGGTGAACTCGCCCACATAGGTCAGGCGCAGGGCGTCATTGGGCCGCCAGGTCAGGGACGGGGCGATAGAGGTGCGGTCCAGGCCGACATAGTCGCGCCAGCCCTCGCTGGTCTCGCCCGCCAGCACCAGCCGCCCGGCCAGGGTGTCAGAGATCGGGCCGGTCACGTCCAGTTCGCCACGCCGCAGGCCGAAGGAGCCGACCGTGCCGGTGAAGACGGCGTCGGTGGTGAACTTCGGGGTCTTGGAGACGATATTGATCCGGCCGGCCGCGTCGATGTCGCCGAACAGGGCGCCGGCCGGCCCCTTCAGCACCTCGATTCGTTCAGCCGTGGCGGGGTCGCGTGGCGGCGCCATGCCCCGGTTGGCCAGGAAGCCGTCGACATAATATTCGGCCCCGCCGTCGGGCGTGCCCAGGAAGCCGCGAATGGCGAAATTGTCCATCACCCCGCCGCGATTGTTCTGCTGGCTGACGCCGCTGACCAGCTCAAGGGCGTCGGACAGGCGGGTGGCCCCGACGGCGTCCAGCAGGTCGCTTTCGATGGAGCGGCTGGACGGAGACATCCGCTCGGTCACCGCGCCGACGCCCAGGGTGCGGTCGTGCGGGGCCGTGCGACGGCCCAGAACCACGATCTCGCTAACGGTCGCGGTCTCGCCCGACTCCAGGGGCGGCTCCAAGACGGCAGGGGATTCGGCGTTGGCGGCCGCCAGCAGGCACAGGCTGGCGCAGCTCGAAAGCAGGGACACGTGATACTCCGTTGAAACGTTATAATGTATCGGCTATCCGCTTCCGCCTGATGATGTCAACTGTTGCAACACTTGCGCCCGCCTCTGTCGTCCCGCCCAAACAGGTCCGTTCATCGACTGGTCGCGCTCCCGCCTGTCGTTATCGCCTCTGAATTCTGGCCTCCGGGTCTCGATCCTTATGAGAGCCGGAGGCTTTGAGGCCGCTGGGCTTCGCCGGCGGGCGCGGCCGTGCGGCGCTGATCAGGTGCCGTTGCACCGTTCTGCGGACGGTCATCCCCCATATGCCGAGTACGGCTCAGCGGGCGGTGTTCAGAAAACCATCCAGCAACGCCATCCAGGCCGGCCGTCCGCCTGAAGCCGGGTCCGCCAGGCCGTGGCCGCCCTTTTCGAACAGATGAAGTTCGCAGGGGAGATTCTGGGCGCGGCACGCCTGCCAGAGGAGAAGGCTGTTTTCGGCGGACACCACGCGGTCGTCCGCTGCGGCCGCGAGAAAGAGTGGAGGCGCATTCGACGGCACATGGCGCTCGACCGAATAGGCGTCGCGCAGGGTAGCGGGCGGCGTCGTTCCCAACAGGGCCCGCGCCGAGACCTTATGGGCGTGAGGCTCCATCATCGTCACGACGGGGAACATCAGTCCGGCCGCGTCGGGGCGCGTCGGAAGTCGATCGATCTCGTCGGCGGGGTCATAGGCGTCCCGATCAAAGGTGGTCGCCAAGCGGCCGGCGACATGGCCCCCGGCCGAAAACCCCGCCACGGCGACGCGGGTCGGATCAAAGCCGAGCTCGTCCGCCCGCGCCCGAACCATGCGGATCGCGCGCTGGGCGTCCTGAAGCGAAACATCAGGGCCGGCGGCCCATCCGTCGGCCGGGAGGCGATAGTTCATGACGAAGACGGTGAAGCCCAGATCGGCCAGGCCGGCGTCTATGGATCCGCCGGCCTTGCTGACGGCCACCCGCTGGTATCCGCCGCCGGGGATCATCAGGATCGCTGCGCCGTTGGGACGCGCCGGGCGACGCACCGCCAGCCAGGGATCGCGGATGTGCAGATAGGCGGTGTCGTTGGGATCGCCGCCGGGGGTGCGCAGGATGATCTGTTCCTGGACCGTGACCTGTTCGCCGCCGGGCGCGCCGTTGGGCCAGAGGGGGTGAACCTCCAGACCGGTCTGGGCTGAATGCCGCGCCATATCCTGAGCGCGGACAGGAAGCGCGGGCGTCAGAGCGGCGCCGGCGGCAAGGCCGAGCAGGGCGCGACGTTCGATCAGAGAGAAAGGTGTCTTCATCTAAATCAGTCCCCGCTCACTGGGCCTGGGCGCGGGTGGTGACGTCCACTCCGCCCCGCACGTTTCGCAAGGTCACCAGCCGCACATCTTCCAGCACATTGCCCGGCGCGCCGTCGGTGGAGACCACCAGGGCGATGCTGTTCTGGCCGCGATGATTCAAGATGTGTTCGGGCAGGGAGAAGACCCGTTGCGGACCGACGTTGGCGATGAACTGGCCCATATGCCATCCATTGACGAAGATCAGCACCCGGTAGGCCCGGTCGGATCGGGGCGTGTCCGTATCGCCGAAGGCAAGGCCGATTGAGGCGTCCTGGCCCGCCGGAACGTCCAGATCGAAGCGCGTCCGGTACCAGGTCACACCCGGCTGGAGGGGCTCGCCGACCAGGCCGGGTCGCCAATCCCCATCCTTGAATTCGGGCAGGTGCCAGCCGTGGCGTTCCCCGAACAGGCCGCCATTGTTGGGCACGCCGCGAAGCGTGTCGGCGAAATCCTCGCCTCCGGCGCGGCCCTGGATCTTCCACGATATCGGCACGGCGAAGCCGGGACCGACACGCGGCGCGACCGAAACCGACACCAGACCGCGCGCCTCCTTGTGGAAGTCGTTGGCGTCCAGATTCCAGTTGTGGCCGTTGTTGCGGACCATCACCGACACGACATGAGGTCCGGGCGTGCGGGCCGCCTCGGGCAGATCGAAGGCCGCGACGCCGGTGGTGATCGGGCGGGGGATGCCGCTGGGCAGTTCGTGTTGCCCCACAAAGACGCCGTCGAGGAAGACCTGCGCCATGCCTGCGCCGCCCGCGCCATAGAAGAGGTTGATCGTCTCGGCCTCAGGCCCGCCCTCGAACCGGCCGCGATACCAGACGTCGCCCTCGTGGAAGCCATAGGCGTCCATCAGCATATTGGGCTGACCGTCCGGCCGCAGGGTGTTGCTGGCGTAAGGACGGCTGTCGATGGCTTGCCAGTCGCTGTCGTCGAACTCGGGGCGGGCCTCGGGCGATTCCGGGGCGACACGCCAGTCGCTTAAGACGGGCAGGGCGAAGGCCGTCGGCCCGGCCAGGGGCGTCCGGGCCTCTAGGCTGCCTGACGCGGTGGCGCGGGTGGCGACGGCGGCGCCGTTCCACAGGACCGACGACGTCGGGGCCGTCGACCAGATTTCCAAGGGCGTGGGCTCGCGCGTGTCCCCGGTCAGCAGCAGCCGTCCGCGCTCGGTCCGGGCATGTCGCACCAGGGCCGGGCCGCGCACCAGGACATCGCCTTGGCGCCAGAACCGTACGGCTTCCTTCTCTTCTCCGATCAGCAGCAGCAGATCAGGCCGACCGCCGCCGCTGATCCGCACGCGGCTGAGCCCAATGTGATCATAGTCGAGCTTCAGATCGCCGCGCGCCGGGTCGAACGTCGAACGCACATCGCCGTCCAGCACTGTTACGTCGGGTTGCGAGGAGAAGCGAAGAATGGTCTCGCCCGGCTCCTG from Brevundimonas sp. SL130 encodes the following:
- the gspM gene encoding type II secretion system protein GspM, which codes for MNGLMSQAAAWWDGRTLREQRMLAVMGLAVAAVLVWLLIVRPVWAWRADAADARVVAEADLALVQAASGRLSPAAAPGDFDVAAVVAEVGSMTGLTPVMGMSADGGLGFSLTNVSSTAAFGWLAALHDRKVQATALNVVENADATLSLEGTLAPAP
- a CDS encoding SMP-30/gluconolactonase/LRE family protein — its product is MPLSRRLVLAGGVAGAAGLSTLAQAKASPPAIGVVRLDPALDGLIALDAQIDTLASGFTWSEGPVWIAEGAYLLFSDVPNNRIHRWSEQDGASVFMDPSGYDGPDASGFREPGSNGLILGPAGSILMADHGNRAVARVDLATRAKTLLATRYEGKRFNSPNDLVQASDGAIVFTDPPYGLKDMDQSPLKEQAQNGVYRLAPDGGVTLLVRDLTFPNGVALSPDQRTLYVAVSDPARAVLMAYDLTASDIAASGRVLKDFTDLVGPANPGLPDGMAVDRDGHLFVTGPGGVHVLTTDGRALGLIRTGGAAANCTFGEDGRTLFITAGDRLLKLCTLTRG
- a CDS encoding Gfo/Idh/MocA family protein, whose product is MKLGAAAAGLAPASALAAQATDRRLGYAIVGLGGYADVILPRFAECRHSRVTALVSGSPEKARRYAAKYGVPERGLYTYETFDTIRDNPDVDIVYVILPNGMHHEYTLRAAAAGKHVMCEKPMANTAAEAEEMIAACRAAGRKLMIGYRCHFEAANREAMRIARSGEIGRPRVVTAEHGFTIGDPTQWRLNRALAGGGSMMDIGIYSLQAARYLTGEEPVEVMATESTDRSDPKFREVEDMINFQLRFPSGALANCVSSYGSNHNRFRVVGDKGWVDAEPATAYSGNRLRRLKDWRTEDHPVPEAPQNQFSAQLDHLSQCVMTGAEPIVPGEEGLRDMRIIEAIYLSARENRAVSL
- a CDS encoding TonB-dependent siderophore receptor translates to MSLLSSCASLCLLAAANAESPAVLEPPLESGETATVSEIVVLGRRTAPHDRTLGVGAVTERMSPSSRSIESDLLDAVGATRLSDALELVSGVSQQNNRGGVMDNFAIRGFLGTPDGGAEYYVDGFLANRGMAPPRDPATAERIEVLKGPAGALFGDIDAAGRINIVSKTPKFTTDAVFTGTVGSFGLRRGELDVTGPISDTLAGRLVLAGETSEGWRDYVGLDRTSIAPSLTWRPNDALRLTYVGEFTVFSTLFDRGMPAVNGDALALPESNYYGEPSDGPTRFRNERHQITGEYQINADWSLNGGVAWRGGSLRGLSSDHNRLVGDTLWRQHRLRDYTVEDLSARLELNGVVAAGLGVHNLGFGVKAYELTYGERLLRASPNAANPYAINIFTPVYGATGPTPLPFTDNLETRSVVTLYAQDMWEVNDRLSLVAGLRYDDYSQTIRNNLTGAVGENKDSPIDYRFAARYRLTDALTAHASYGESFVLNSGTGRTGAGFAPEEGKGYEIGLSGAWDGIDVAATVFDIEKANILTSDPVDSNYLAPVGKLTSRGIELDGSVRVGEAWQVVANYAWTDAKADDAAFATDNVLNVPEHSGSLFVVGRFATGHGTDWSMTAGAAYMGDRAATLTTDGVRLPAYWKAKAAVEYGITPQVTARVEVDNLFDERYAASSYSALWIFPGAPRSIRASLRLAL
- a CDS encoding alpha/beta hydrolase — its product is MKTPFSLIERRALLGLAAGAALTPALPVRAQDMARHSAQTGLEVHPLWPNGAPGGEQVTVQEQIILRTPGGDPNDTAYLHIRDPWLAVRRPARPNGAAILMIPGGGYQRVAVSKAGGSIDAGLADLGFTVFVMNYRLPADGWAAGPDVSLQDAQRAIRMVRARADELGFDPTRVAVAGFSAGGHVAGRLATTFDRDAYDPADEIDRLPTRPDAAGLMFPVVTMMEPHAHKVSARALLGTTPPATLRDAYSVERHVPSNAPPLFLAAAADDRVVSAENSLLLWQACRAQNLPCELHLFEKGGHGLADPASGGRPAWMALLDGFLNTAR